One Halictus rubicundus isolate RS-2024b chromosome 10, iyHalRubi1_principal, whole genome shotgun sequence genomic window carries:
- the Tau gene encoding microtubule-associated protein tau isoform X4 has translation MASQETANNAAESATDRKENLVKPNATLPPGFRARPQGPPGSPRNPLNNGPIGQPRPGLGQPPQIRFDNRAPLRPSGSGQFVQLRPHGQPRPPGNQLPQRPPQQGQNPFQHGQYTPQQHQNPFQQGQNQFQHIQNPAQQGQNPPIVLNPRFAPSPINRTGPQQRPRLPHPGHFQGQFPRNAHPPQHPGFEHPQRSPDVLGRPQEIARRPLQRNESLLSFPQQSSPAQREDRKPPLPRIVVERMADVDSARKQQQLDNSISKEKLRENTENDDDDDVVMDGKKSPRPDSNESIVQSAKRPETATINGKADAKLASKPTEEEPLNDKTNNITADKPDKVESQTVKSAGSESRLPSAKLDQPRTDGADAKTSVEDKPKASNEEQHVPEKTETKKEDLSASEKRTIASPTPSVTEDRPKSAKDSSSELKPSEQELNVASPDKSRSSTPVETSQKDQGLKTPSKTPDKSRSTTPSESNENQKDHGLKTPTRSSETSRSNTPAGSNQVECEQNLKTPSKSPDKSRASTPADSGQSQHEDESKNKAPDESRSPTPAEINQAKDNAESKPSESKSAEANDSRQKSKVTDEMVDKQENASAVAAESEAETSEKQEPAKDPSIEKQSAPSESASDEPKSAGSTKSDSAKTSEDNSSENLQKPAQESTPTSPNVSLPASAKETRTPAKSPMPPEGKLSAAESMLSPPKTPEDSVKGFDNGQRRSLSPKSPTLSSSKSPVSPKSPTGSAKSVGSEKKRASFVESMAEQEVNASDAKTPSKPSTPKIQRAPTPAKLDETLETKTATGIENGNGIDESSVSNSIPATNGVEDSPTKKSPSKIKDADKRSTAGSPVKSPNKSIKSLPRTPDTPSSTAGQEKKKVPMNKVQVGAAPSPNLKTVRSKIGSLENTSYKPGGGKVKIENRKLDFSKAQPKIAAKNEKYTPSGGDKKISQVKLQWNAKSKIGSLDNATYKPGGGDKKIETVKLDFKDKAKPKVGSKDNAKHTPGGGNVKSSATPPKTPQDTNNDIQTLKVDIKAESKIGSLDNVKHKPGGGEKKIFNDRDYLRQSGSNVESQNASGSQSPVPPGMITGVKNDLPTSDENLNQEC, from the exons ATGGCTTCGCAAGAAACTGCTAACAACGCGGCCGAGTCTGCTACGGACCGCAAAGAAAATCTG GTAAAACCAAACGCAACATTACCACCCGGCTTTCGGGCGAGACCGCAAGGTCCACCTGGATCACCAAGAAACCCACTAAATAATGGCCCTATAGGACAACCAAGGCCAGGCCTGGGACAGCCGCCGCAAATCCGTTTCGACAATCGTGCACCTCTCAGACCGTCCGGTTCAGGTCAATTCGTCCAACTGAGACCACACGGGCAGCCGAGGCCGCCTGGAAATCAATTGCCACAGAGACCACCTCAGCAAGGTCAAAACCCGTTTCAACACGGTCAATACACACCTCAGCAACATCAAAATCCGTTTCAGCAGGGTCAAAATCAATTTCAGCATATTCAAAACCCTGCGCAACAGGGTCAAAATCCGCCAATAGTGCTGAACCCACGTTTCGCTCCGTCCCCTATTAACAGGACCGGTCCCCAGCAAAGGCCAAGATTACCGCATCCCGGTCACTTCCAAGGGCAATTTCCAAGAAACGCGCATCCACCCCAACATCCCGGCTTCGAACATCCGCAGCGCAGCCCGGACGTTCTTGGTCGGCCGCAGGAAATCGCGCGGAGGCCACTGCAACGAAATGAATCGTTGCTGAGCTTCCCGCAGCAGAGTTCGCCAGCGCAACGAGAAGATCGAAAGCCTCCGCTCCCGCGTATAGTGGTCGAAAGAATGGCCGATGTCGATAGCGCGAGGAAGCAACAGCAGCTAGACAATTCCATTTCGAAGGAGAAACTGCGCGAGAACACGGAgaatgacgacgacgacgacgttgtcATGGACGGCAAGAAGTCGCCTCGTCCCGACAGCAACGAGAGCATCGTCCAGTCGGCGAAGAGGCCGGAGACCGCTACCATAAACGGTAAAGCAGACGCGAAACTTGCGAGCAAGCCCACCGAGGAGGAACCTCTTAATGATAAAACTAACAACATTACCGCGGACAAACCTGATAAGGTGGAAAGTCAAACGGTGAAATCTGCTGGATCGGAGAGCCGTTTGCCTTCCGCGAAGCTGGATCAACCGCGTACGGATGGCGCCGATGCAAAGACAAGCGTAGAGGACAAGCCGAAAGCAAGCAACGAAGAGCAACACGTTCCTGAGAAGACGGAAACGAAGAAAGAGGATCTATCGGCAAGCGAGAAAAGAACAATCGCATCGCCGACACCCTCGGTTACGGAAGACAGACCAAAATCTGCTAAGGACTCTTCGAGCGAATTAAAACCTAGCGAACAGGAATTGAACGTAGCGTCTCCAGATAAGTCGCGCTCGAGTACACCGGTTGAGACGAGTCAGAAAGACCAAGGACTAAAGACACCGTCTAAGACCCCGGATAAGTCTCGCTCTACCACCCCGTCAGAATCAAACGAGAATCAAAAGGATCACGGGCTGAAAACGCCAACCAGATCTTCGGAGACCTCTCGCTCAAACACGCCGGCGGGAAGCAATCAGGTTGAATGCGAGCAGAATTTGAAAACCCCTTCGAAATCGCCGGATAAATCGCGTGCGAGCACCCCGGCTGACTCGGGTCAGAGTCAACACGAGGACGAATCGAAGAACAAAGCGCCGGATGAGTCTCGATCGCCTACACCGGCGGAGATAAATCAGGCTAAAGACAATGCAGAGTCGAAACCGAGCGAGAGTAAGTCAGCAGAAGCGAACGACAGTCGACAGAAATCGAAGGTAACGGACGAGATGGTAGATAAGCAAGAAAACGcgtcggcggtggcggcggaATCCGAAGCTGAAACGTCCGAGAAGCAGGAACCGGCGAAAGATCCTTCGATTGAAAAGCAATCGGCTCCTAGCGAATCTGCTTCCGACGAGCCTAAGTCAGCAGGAAGTACCAAAAGCGATTCGGCGAAGACGTCGGAAGACAATTCGTCAGAGAATTTACAGAAACCTGCTCAGGAGTCGACACCGACTAGTCCCAATGTGAGTTTACCTGCATCCGCGAAAGAGACGAGGACTCCAGCGAAATCCCCGATGCCACCAGAAGGGAAATTGTCGGCAGCCGAATCGATGCTGTCTCCGCCGAAAACCCCGGAAGACAGCGTCAAAGGTTTCGACAACGGGCAGAGAAGATCGTTGTCGCCGAAATCGCCGACACTATCCAGTTCGAAGTCCCCAGTTTCTCCGAAATCGCCAACCGGAAGTGCGAAATCTGTAGGAAGCGAAAAGAAACGAGCCAGCTTTGTCGAAAGCATGGCTGAGCAAGAGGTGAACGCGTCCGATGCGAAAACGCCGTCGAAACCATCCACGCCTAAAATTCAACGAGCCCCCACGCCCGCTAAGTTAGATGAGACGTTGGAAACGAAGACCGCAACAG GTATTGAAAATGGCAATGGTATAGACGAATCATCGGTGTCTAATTCG ATACCGGCAACAAATGGCGTTGAGGACTCACCAACGAAAAAATCACCCTCAAAAATCAAGGATGCGGATAAGAGATCAACGGCTGGATCGCCTGTAAAGTCACCAAATAAATCAATTAAGTCATTACCACGAACTCCCGACACTCCGTCATCGACAGCTGGTCAAGAGAAGAAAA AAGTACCCATGAACAAAGTTCAAGTGGGCGCAGCTCCCTCACCAAATTTGAAGACGGTACGATCGAAAATCGGCTCGTTGGAGAACACAAGCTACAAACCCGGAGGCGGTAaagtgaaaatagaaaatagaaagcTCGATTTCAGCAAGGCACAACCAAAGATCGCCGCGAAAAATGAGAAATACACACCGAGCGGAGGCGATAAGAAG ATTTCTCAAGTGAAACTCCAATGGAACGCAAAATCGAAAATCGGATCATTGGATAACGCGACGTACAAGCCTGGCGGTGGTGATAAGAAAATAGAAACGGTGAAACTCGACTTCAAGGACAAAGCAAAGCCAAAAGTCGGCTCCAAAGACAACGCTAAACACACGCCTGGAGGTGGTAACGTCAAA
- the Tau gene encoding microtubule-associated protein tau isoform X5 → MASQETANNAAESATDRKENLVKPNATLPPGFRARPQGPPGSPRNPLNNGPIGQPRPGLGQPPQIRFDNRAPLRPSGSGQFVQLRPHGQPRPPGNQLPQRPPQQGQNPFQHGQYTPQQHQNPFQQGQNQFQHIQNPAQQGQNPPIVLNPRFAPSPINRTGPQQRPRLPHPGHFQGQFPRNAHPPQHPGFEHPQRSPDVLGRPQEIARRPLQRNESLLSFPQQSSPAQREDRKPPLPRIVVERMADVDSARKQQQLDNSISKEKLRENTENDDDDDVVMDGKKSPRPDSNESIVQSAKRPETATINGKADAKLASKPTEEEPLNDKTNNITADKPDKVESQTVKSAGSESRLPSAKLDQPRTDGADAKTSVEDKPKASNEEQHVPEKTETKKEDLSASEKRTIASPTPSVTEDRPKSAKDSSSELKPSEQELNVASPDKSRSSTPVETSQKDQGLKTPSKTPDKSRSTTPSESNENQKDHGLKTPTRSSETSRSNTPAGSNQVECEQNLKTPSKSPDKSRASTPADSGQSQHEDESKNKAPDESRSPTPAEINQAKDNAESKPSESKSAEANDSRQKSKVTDEMVDKQENASAVAAESEAETSEKQEPAKDPSIEKQSAPSESASDEPKSAGSTKSDSAKTSEDNSSENLQKPAQESTPTSPNVSLPASAKETRTPAKSPMPPEGKLSAAESMLSPPKTPEDSVKGFDNGQRRSLSPKSPTLSSSKSPVSPKSPTGSAKSVGSEKKRASFVESMAEQEVNASDAKTPSKPSTPKIQRAPTPAKLDETLETKTATGIENGNGIDESSVSNSIPATNGVEDSPTKKSPSKIKDADKRSTAGSPVKSPNKSIKSLPRTPDTPSSTAGQEKKKVPMNKVQVGAAPSPNLKTVRSKIGSLENTSYKPGGGKVKIENRKLDFSKAQPKIAAKNEKYTPSGGDKKISQVKLQWNAKSKIGSLDNATYKPGGGDKKIETVKLDFKDKAKPKVGSKDNAKHTPGGGNVKSSATPPKTPQDTNNDIQTLKVDIKAESKIGSLDNVKHKPGGGEKKIFNDRDYLRQSGSNVESQNASGSQSVPHLRIIYTVDTE, encoded by the exons ATGGCTTCGCAAGAAACTGCTAACAACGCGGCCGAGTCTGCTACGGACCGCAAAGAAAATCTG GTAAAACCAAACGCAACATTACCACCCGGCTTTCGGGCGAGACCGCAAGGTCCACCTGGATCACCAAGAAACCCACTAAATAATGGCCCTATAGGACAACCAAGGCCAGGCCTGGGACAGCCGCCGCAAATCCGTTTCGACAATCGTGCACCTCTCAGACCGTCCGGTTCAGGTCAATTCGTCCAACTGAGACCACACGGGCAGCCGAGGCCGCCTGGAAATCAATTGCCACAGAGACCACCTCAGCAAGGTCAAAACCCGTTTCAACACGGTCAATACACACCTCAGCAACATCAAAATCCGTTTCAGCAGGGTCAAAATCAATTTCAGCATATTCAAAACCCTGCGCAACAGGGTCAAAATCCGCCAATAGTGCTGAACCCACGTTTCGCTCCGTCCCCTATTAACAGGACCGGTCCCCAGCAAAGGCCAAGATTACCGCATCCCGGTCACTTCCAAGGGCAATTTCCAAGAAACGCGCATCCACCCCAACATCCCGGCTTCGAACATCCGCAGCGCAGCCCGGACGTTCTTGGTCGGCCGCAGGAAATCGCGCGGAGGCCACTGCAACGAAATGAATCGTTGCTGAGCTTCCCGCAGCAGAGTTCGCCAGCGCAACGAGAAGATCGAAAGCCTCCGCTCCCGCGTATAGTGGTCGAAAGAATGGCCGATGTCGATAGCGCGAGGAAGCAACAGCAGCTAGACAATTCCATTTCGAAGGAGAAACTGCGCGAGAACACGGAgaatgacgacgacgacgacgttgtcATGGACGGCAAGAAGTCGCCTCGTCCCGACAGCAACGAGAGCATCGTCCAGTCGGCGAAGAGGCCGGAGACCGCTACCATAAACGGTAAAGCAGACGCGAAACTTGCGAGCAAGCCCACCGAGGAGGAACCTCTTAATGATAAAACTAACAACATTACCGCGGACAAACCTGATAAGGTGGAAAGTCAAACGGTGAAATCTGCTGGATCGGAGAGCCGTTTGCCTTCCGCGAAGCTGGATCAACCGCGTACGGATGGCGCCGATGCAAAGACAAGCGTAGAGGACAAGCCGAAAGCAAGCAACGAAGAGCAACACGTTCCTGAGAAGACGGAAACGAAGAAAGAGGATCTATCGGCAAGCGAGAAAAGAACAATCGCATCGCCGACACCCTCGGTTACGGAAGACAGACCAAAATCTGCTAAGGACTCTTCGAGCGAATTAAAACCTAGCGAACAGGAATTGAACGTAGCGTCTCCAGATAAGTCGCGCTCGAGTACACCGGTTGAGACGAGTCAGAAAGACCAAGGACTAAAGACACCGTCTAAGACCCCGGATAAGTCTCGCTCTACCACCCCGTCAGAATCAAACGAGAATCAAAAGGATCACGGGCTGAAAACGCCAACCAGATCTTCGGAGACCTCTCGCTCAAACACGCCGGCGGGAAGCAATCAGGTTGAATGCGAGCAGAATTTGAAAACCCCTTCGAAATCGCCGGATAAATCGCGTGCGAGCACCCCGGCTGACTCGGGTCAGAGTCAACACGAGGACGAATCGAAGAACAAAGCGCCGGATGAGTCTCGATCGCCTACACCGGCGGAGATAAATCAGGCTAAAGACAATGCAGAGTCGAAACCGAGCGAGAGTAAGTCAGCAGAAGCGAACGACAGTCGACAGAAATCGAAGGTAACGGACGAGATGGTAGATAAGCAAGAAAACGcgtcggcggtggcggcggaATCCGAAGCTGAAACGTCCGAGAAGCAGGAACCGGCGAAAGATCCTTCGATTGAAAAGCAATCGGCTCCTAGCGAATCTGCTTCCGACGAGCCTAAGTCAGCAGGAAGTACCAAAAGCGATTCGGCGAAGACGTCGGAAGACAATTCGTCAGAGAATTTACAGAAACCTGCTCAGGAGTCGACACCGACTAGTCCCAATGTGAGTTTACCTGCATCCGCGAAAGAGACGAGGACTCCAGCGAAATCCCCGATGCCACCAGAAGGGAAATTGTCGGCAGCCGAATCGATGCTGTCTCCGCCGAAAACCCCGGAAGACAGCGTCAAAGGTTTCGACAACGGGCAGAGAAGATCGTTGTCGCCGAAATCGCCGACACTATCCAGTTCGAAGTCCCCAGTTTCTCCGAAATCGCCAACCGGAAGTGCGAAATCTGTAGGAAGCGAAAAGAAACGAGCCAGCTTTGTCGAAAGCATGGCTGAGCAAGAGGTGAACGCGTCCGATGCGAAAACGCCGTCGAAACCATCCACGCCTAAAATTCAACGAGCCCCCACGCCCGCTAAGTTAGATGAGACGTTGGAAACGAAGACCGCAACAG GTATTGAAAATGGCAATGGTATAGACGAATCATCGGTGTCTAATTCG ATACCGGCAACAAATGGCGTTGAGGACTCACCAACGAAAAAATCACCCTCAAAAATCAAGGATGCGGATAAGAGATCAACGGCTGGATCGCCTGTAAAGTCACCAAATAAATCAATTAAGTCATTACCACGAACTCCCGACACTCCGTCATCGACAGCTGGTCAAGAGAAGAAAA AAGTACCCATGAACAAAGTTCAAGTGGGCGCAGCTCCCTCACCAAATTTGAAGACGGTACGATCGAAAATCGGCTCGTTGGAGAACACAAGCTACAAACCCGGAGGCGGTAaagtgaaaatagaaaatagaaagcTCGATTTCAGCAAGGCACAACCAAAGATCGCCGCGAAAAATGAGAAATACACACCGAGCGGAGGCGATAAGAAG ATTTCTCAAGTGAAACTCCAATGGAACGCAAAATCGAAAATCGGATCATTGGATAACGCGACGTACAAGCCTGGCGGTGGTGATAAGAAAATAGAAACGGTGAAACTCGACTTCAAGGACAAAGCAAAGCCAAAAGTCGGCTCCAAAGACAACGCTAAACACACGCCTGGAGGTGGTAACGTCAAA